A window of Raineyella sp. W15-4 contains these coding sequences:
- a CDS encoding dolichyl-phosphate-mannose--protein mannosyltransferase, which produces MPDARRGWALVGVVSLVAFLIRLWHLGYPNKLVFDETYYAKDAWSVLHFGYERTWADNANDLIVRGAIDQMGSSAEFVVHPPLGKLLIGLGEAMFGMTSFGWRIMAVVFGTLLIAATMLLARRLSRSNLVAALAGILLTVDGLEFTMSRLALLDVFQATFLVAAVACLVRDRDAMRSRLAAHLEAAGLADLGGAYGPRLWWRPWRLASGVLFGCSIATKWNTVYALAAFGVLTLAWDIGARRLAGARRPALPGLFRDGLPAFLQLVPVALLAYLASWLPWLTSTGGWDRQWAVENPDAPLARHLPHALASLIAFHREIYQFHTGSYINHATHPYAAGPWGWLILMRPLGLDAVNGITPGTDGCPPGGENCLRVMTTLGTPLLWWGAAAALVAAILLWIGLRDPRFSVPVVGALAMWLPWFLYTERPLFFFYAICIVPFTVTALAMCLGKIIGPADGGWRRVVGATIVGVYVALVILNFAWFWPIYTDGLLTWSRWWARMWFTSWV; this is translated from the coding sequence ATGCCGGACGCCCGCCGGGGCTGGGCGCTGGTCGGCGTGGTGTCCCTGGTCGCCTTCCTGATCAGGCTCTGGCACCTCGGCTACCCGAACAAGCTGGTGTTCGACGAGACGTACTACGCGAAGGACGCCTGGTCGGTGCTCCACTTCGGGTACGAGCGGACCTGGGCGGACAACGCGAACGACCTGATCGTCCGCGGCGCGATCGACCAGATGGGGAGTTCCGCCGAGTTCGTCGTGCACCCGCCGCTGGGCAAGCTGCTGATCGGGCTGGGCGAGGCGATGTTCGGCATGACCTCGTTCGGCTGGCGGATCATGGCCGTCGTCTTCGGCACCCTGCTGATCGCCGCGACGATGCTGCTGGCCCGCCGGCTGTCCCGGTCCAACCTGGTCGCCGCGCTGGCCGGCATCCTGCTCACCGTGGACGGCCTGGAGTTCACCATGAGCCGGCTCGCCCTGCTCGACGTCTTCCAGGCGACCTTCCTGGTCGCCGCGGTCGCCTGTCTGGTCCGGGACCGGGACGCGATGCGGTCCCGGTTGGCGGCCCACCTGGAGGCGGCCGGGCTGGCCGACCTGGGCGGGGCGTACGGTCCGCGGCTGTGGTGGCGGCCCTGGCGACTCGCGTCGGGGGTGCTGTTCGGCTGCTCGATCGCGACGAAGTGGAACACGGTCTACGCGCTGGCCGCGTTCGGGGTGCTCACGCTGGCCTGGGACATCGGCGCCCGCCGACTGGCCGGGGCCCGGCGACCGGCGCTGCCCGGCCTGTTCCGCGACGGCCTGCCGGCCTTCCTGCAACTCGTCCCGGTCGCCCTGCTCGCCTATCTCGCGAGCTGGCTGCCGTGGCTGACCAGCACCGGCGGCTGGGACCGCCAGTGGGCGGTGGAGAACCCTGACGCCCCGCTGGCCCGGCACCTGCCGCACGCCCTTGCCTCGCTGATCGCCTTCCACCGGGAGATCTACCAGTTCCACACCGGCTCCTACATCAACCACGCGACCCACCCGTACGCCGCCGGCCCGTGGGGGTGGCTGATCCTGATGCGACCGCTCGGGCTGGACGCGGTCAACGGGATCACCCCCGGCACCGACGGCTGCCCGCCGGGTGGGGAGAACTGCCTGCGGGTGATGACCACCCTGGGCACCCCGCTGCTGTGGTGGGGGGCTGCGGCGGCGTTGGTGGCAGCGATCCTGCTGTGGATCGGTCTGCGTGACCCGCGCTTCTCGGTCCCGGTGGTGGGCGCGCTGGCGATGTGGCTGCCGTGGTTCCTCTACACCGAGCGGCCGCTGTTCTTCTTCTATGCCATCTGCATCGTGCCGTTCACGGTGACCGCGCTGGCGATGTGCCTGGGGAAGATCATCGGGCCCGCCGACGGCGGGTGGCGACGCGTCGTGGGCGCCACGATCGTCGGGGTGTACGTCGCCCTGGTGATCCTCAACTTCGCCTGGTTCTGGCCGATCTACACCGACGGCCTGCTGACCTGGTCACGGTGGTGGGCCCGGATGTGGTTCACCAGCTGGG